A part of Marinobacter psychrophilus genomic DNA contains:
- the flgL gene encoding flagellar hook-associated protein FlgL: MIRISSQQIFSGGINRLQDLSAQLNKTDEQIATGKRVNRPSDDPVAAARILKLDQEVKRIETYERNAQLANNRLGQEESAISSSLDILQRVRELTVQAGNGSLSASDRLSISSEMKERLQQLAQTANTQDASGEYIFSGFQGGSPAYAKEAGEWTYQGDEGQRMLEIDDGVTVAISDNGKGIFDRIPATASGALTGPLPLPVPAPDGRINSISVINRSDLQAGGFSTLEVRASASILGGELDGLDVLNTDGTINKTVPFVAGEPVTVNGVQFTLTDAVVNDVFTIETGEKQSVFRTIENLISGLDNLSKSGSAGSDAYNDLIAGSLANIDNAQESFILKQTELGGRMNSVESTQAFLEDSALYSKEIRSQLQDIDYAEAISTLSFQSFVLQAAQQSFARVSQLSLFDRL; the protein is encoded by the coding sequence ATGATTAGAATATCTTCACAACAAATCTTTTCCGGCGGTATCAACCGGCTGCAGGATCTGAGCGCGCAGCTGAACAAAACCGATGAGCAGATTGCCACCGGTAAGCGCGTGAACCGACCGTCAGACGACCCGGTCGCGGCGGCGCGTATTCTGAAGCTGGATCAGGAAGTGAAACGCATCGAAACCTACGAGCGCAACGCGCAACTGGCCAACAACCGGCTGGGTCAGGAAGAAAGCGCCATTTCCAGTTCCCTGGACATTCTGCAGCGCGTGCGTGAGTTGACGGTGCAGGCCGGTAACGGCTCGCTGTCGGCCAGCGATCGCTTGTCTATCAGCTCGGAAATGAAAGAGCGTCTGCAGCAGTTGGCACAAACGGCCAATACCCAGGACGCCTCTGGTGAGTACATTTTTAGTGGTTTTCAGGGCGGCTCACCGGCTTACGCTAAAGAAGCCGGTGAATGGACGTATCAGGGCGACGAAGGGCAACGGATGCTGGAAATTGATGACGGCGTTACTGTCGCCATCAGCGATAATGGTAAAGGCATCTTTGACCGTATTCCTGCGACGGCGAGTGGGGCGCTAACCGGCCCCCTCCCTCTTCCTGTGCCGGCTCCCGATGGTCGCATTAACAGTATCAGTGTGATTAATCGTTCGGATTTACAGGCTGGCGGTTTTTCAACGCTCGAGGTGCGAGCGTCGGCTTCGATTTTGGGCGGCGAGTTGGATGGGCTGGACGTGCTGAATACAGATGGCACGATTAACAAAACAGTGCCTTTTGTCGCTGGCGAGCCGGTCACGGTGAACGGCGTGCAATTTACCCTAACAGATGCGGTGGTAAACGATGTATTTACCATCGAAACCGGCGAAAAACAGTCAGTATTCAGAACCATAGAAAATCTGATTAGCGGCCTGGATAACCTGAGCAAAAGCGGTAGCGCAGGGTCAGACGCCTACAACGATCTGATTGCCGGCTCTCTAGCAAACATCGATAATGCTCAGGAAAGTTTTATTTTAAAGCAGACCGAACTGGGTGGGCGGATGAATTCGGTGGAATCCACCCAGGCGTTTCTGGAAGATTCCGCACTCTACAGCAAAGAGATTCGCTCCCAGCTGCAAGACATAGATTACGCGGAGGCTATCAGCACGTTGAGCTTTCAGAGCTTTGTATTGCAGGCGGCACAACAATCGTTTGCACGCGTTTCTCAGCTTTCGCTGTTTGACCGTTTGTAA
- a CDS encoding tyrosine-type recombinase/integrase — protein MKRSAIKRRPLADSVLSALDLDAKDYRERDSAGLYFRVQKNGSKSWLLRYKRPCDTWAWKGLGGYPGVSGKLAREKARDLLNHSSGGKDLVHMSSCVQEKMTFKEAAEDWYDRKVKAGRVAGSLKQYGLYLNKDIYPAIGHKALDAVTRLDCAAIQSKMEARGAGAIAGKVRIWINQIFSLAMAQGHCTVNPASELRYLAQQGHQETPHPHLLEDELPAFLMALRKSTSKQITLIMTRLVLRTACRPGMARFSEWVDMDLDNSLWTIPAAKMKMRRDHIIPLSPQTVAELRTMHETSGVGRYVFPGFGPKNPTMSENTINKCLRLVGYKGKLVGHGARHTASTLLREHRWDKDYVEMQLAHVEGGDAGVYNQAQYLDKRREMMCWYSDYLDYLETGKGKGKRPMHLLTE, from the coding sequence GTGAAACGATCAGCTATTAAGCGTAGACCCCTCGCAGACAGTGTTCTCAGTGCCTTAGATCTAGATGCCAAGGATTACAGGGAGCGTGACAGCGCTGGGCTGTATTTCCGTGTACAGAAGAATGGCAGCAAATCCTGGTTGCTACGGTACAAACGCCCTTGCGATACGTGGGCCTGGAAAGGTCTGGGCGGATACCCAGGTGTGTCGGGTAAATTGGCACGTGAGAAGGCCAGAGACTTATTAAATCATTCCTCAGGCGGTAAAGACCTTGTACACATGAGTTCGTGTGTACAAGAAAAGATGACTTTTAAAGAAGCCGCTGAAGACTGGTATGACCGTAAGGTGAAGGCAGGCCGCGTAGCGGGTAGCCTGAAACAATACGGTCTGTATCTGAATAAAGACATCTATCCGGCCATTGGCCACAAAGCGTTGGATGCAGTCACACGATTAGACTGTGCGGCGATCCAATCCAAGATGGAAGCCCGTGGTGCCGGTGCCATTGCCGGTAAAGTGAGAATCTGGATCAATCAAATATTTTCACTGGCGATGGCTCAAGGCCATTGCACTGTAAACCCCGCAAGTGAATTACGGTATCTGGCTCAGCAAGGTCATCAGGAAACGCCGCACCCTCATCTATTAGAAGACGAGTTACCGGCTTTCCTTATGGCCCTTAGAAAATCTACGAGTAAACAGATCACCTTAATCATGACACGCCTGGTGCTGCGTACAGCTTGTCGCCCAGGCATGGCACGTTTCAGTGAATGGGTTGATATGGATTTGGATAACTCTTTATGGACGATACCCGCTGCAAAAATGAAGATGCGTCGAGATCACATTATTCCGTTGTCACCTCAAACAGTGGCTGAACTGCGAACCATGCACGAAACGTCAGGCGTAGGTAGGTATGTGTTCCCAGGCTTTGGTCCTAAGAACCCAACGATGAGCGAGAACACAATTAATAAGTGTCTGCGGTTGGTTGGGTACAAAGGCAAGCTCGTAGGTCACGGTGCCAGGCACACAGCCAGTACGTTGTTGCGTGAACATCGTTGGGACAAAGACTACGTAGAGATGCAGTTAGCACACGTTGAGGGCGGTGACGCTGGTGTGTACAACCAGGCCCAGTACTTGGATAAGCGTAGGGAAATGATGTGTTGGTATTCGGACTACCTGGATTACCTTGAAACGGGTAAGGGTAAGGGTAAGAGGCCGATGCACCTTTTAACTGAGTAG
- a CDS encoding HupE/UreJ family protein, with product MHPRYKKIAMSVSVLLFFVSTAAFAHHPMQGEMPTSYIQGLLSGLAHPIIGADHLAFVIGVGIVFGLGVTRPIISSTAMLIALAVGTLLSWYGIILPFIETIVALTVIAIAATVVFKLQIMGFVTWAIAAAAFCHGQAFGVAIIGAEPTPLVTYLIGLSIVQIAMASIIYYLTKKIAARSATQLRILTAGGGVALGIAGVLFMTLSV from the coding sequence ATGCACCCACGATATAAAAAAATTGCCATGTCAGTTTCTGTTTTACTATTTTTTGTCAGTACAGCGGCATTCGCACACCATCCTATGCAAGGTGAAATGCCAACTTCTTATATTCAAGGACTTCTTTCTGGATTGGCACACCCCATAATTGGCGCCGATCACCTTGCCTTCGTTATTGGTGTCGGTATCGTGTTTGGACTCGGCGTTACGCGCCCCATTATCTCCTCAACAGCGATGCTAATAGCGCTTGCTGTAGGCACTCTTCTAAGTTGGTACGGCATAATCCTACCTTTTATTGAAACTATTGTTGCGCTTACGGTAATTGCGATCGCCGCAACTGTTGTCTTCAAGCTTCAAATTATGGGTTTTGTTACGTGGGCTATTGCTGCCGCTGCTTTTTGTCATGGGCAGGCGTTCGGGGTCGCCATTATTGGAGCCGAGCCTACTCCGTTAGTTACTTACCTGATTGGTCTAAGTATTGTACAGATTGCGATGGCTTCCATTATTTACTATCTCACTAAGAAGATTGCGGCTCGCAGCGCCACACAATTGCGTATTCTTACTGCCGGTGGGGGTGTAGCACTAGGAATCGCAGGAGTCTTATTCATGACATTAAGCGTGTAA
- a CDS encoding CobW family GTP-binding protein, with the protein MKKLPVTLITGYLGSGKTTLLNRILTEDHGEKICVIVNEFGEVGIDNELIVHSDEEIIEMNNGCICCTVRSDLIDTFERLLGENGHSFDRIIIETTGLADPGPVIQTFFLDERSMSALQLDAVITVVDSANIERHWDSDELQEQIAFANVLLLNKSDLCSLEALRNIRDRVRRFNPLASIHETSNCNVQLEKIMDIGAFDLRAALVIDPELLSDTDHEHENAVSSVSIRLKGTLDSDRFNRWINEFVQLHGPDLYRIKGILDMDDSPRRFVFQGVHMVLDGRPGLPWQPQDNRISQIVFIGRNLNEDEISRSFKGCLACCDLPDKVSLVVESA; encoded by the coding sequence ATGAAAAAACTCCCTGTAACTCTTATTACTGGTTATCTCGGGTCCGGGAAAACGACACTTTTGAATCGTATTTTAACTGAGGACCACGGGGAAAAGATTTGCGTCATCGTCAATGAATTTGGCGAAGTGGGTATAGACAATGAGCTGATTGTTCATTCTGACGAAGAAATTATCGAAATGAACAATGGATGCATCTGTTGCACCGTTCGTTCTGATCTTATCGATACTTTCGAACGACTTTTGGGTGAAAACGGCCATTCATTTGATCGGATCATAATAGAGACAACGGGTCTGGCCGACCCGGGACCAGTGATTCAGACTTTCTTCTTAGACGAGCGCTCGATGTCAGCATTACAGCTGGACGCTGTAATCACAGTAGTCGACTCGGCCAATATCGAGCGCCATTGGGATAGTGATGAGCTTCAAGAGCAAATTGCGTTCGCCAATGTATTACTTCTGAATAAATCAGACCTCTGTTCTCTTGAAGCCCTTCGAAACATTCGTGATCGGGTACGTCGATTTAATCCCTTGGCGTCCATACACGAAACTTCTAATTGTAACGTTCAGCTTGAGAAAATCATGGACATTGGGGCTTTTGACCTTCGAGCTGCCCTTGTTATTGACCCTGAGTTGCTTTCGGATACAGATCACGAGCACGAAAACGCAGTTTCGTCAGTCAGCATTCGGCTGAAAGGGACCCTGGATAGCGACCGATTTAATCGTTGGATCAATGAGTTCGTGCAGCTCCACGGTCCGGACCTGTATCGAATAAAAGGCATACTGGATATGGACGACTCTCCCCGTCGATTTGTTTTCCAAGGCGTTCACATGGTTCTTGATGGTCGTCCTGGTCTACCTTGGCAGCCTCAAGATAATCGCATTAGCCAAATCGTCTTCATAGGTCGAAATCTTAACGAGGATGAAATTTCGCGGAGCTTTAAAGGCTGTCTAGCCTGCTGCGATTTGCCGGATAAGGTTTCTTTAGTCGTTGAATCCGCTTAA
- a CDS encoding DUF1097 domain-containing protein — MQNITAMSIGIGLLGALATYLTATVLLLPVWVIFIAWASFFAAGGGIGGLTKSIASNLTGVAIASLSLLAATSLGGTPIAAAICVGLGSAAMVQFGRIAILSFTPCIVFGFASLVGTSAALGLPITHSGIDNPAFVAAAAVVVGGIFGIAHESLSSFLMKKRVASVTE, encoded by the coding sequence ATGCAAAATATAACTGCAATGAGTATAGGAATTGGTCTTCTCGGCGCTCTCGCCACATATCTCACCGCTACAGTGCTATTACTTCCTGTGTGGGTAATATTTATAGCCTGGGCATCATTCTTCGCTGCTGGGGGCGGGATTGGGGGATTAACGAAGTCCATTGCGTCAAACTTGACAGGCGTTGCTATCGCAAGCCTGAGCCTCTTAGCGGCTACCAGTTTGGGAGGTACTCCTATCGCTGCCGCAATTTGTGTAGGTCTTGGAAGTGCGGCGATGGTGCAATTCGGTCGTATTGCGATCCTCTCATTTACACCATGTATTGTCTTCGGTTTTGCTTCCCTAGTGGGCACCTCTGCTGCGCTCGGACTTCCGATAACTCATTCTGGCATCGATAACCCAGCATTTGTAGCAGCTGCGGCAGTTGTGGTGGGGGGAATTTTCGGTATAGCGCACGAAAGCTTGTCTTCTTTTTTAATGAAAAAGAGAGTTGCTTCAGTAACAGAATAG
- the nthB gene encoding nitrile hydratase subunit beta: MKLQHSLGGLENVGPVSTERNVFVCEWEKRIFGIHMAMMSLSNHLPDRPDNLEFDSEWTWADLRKGAEAMNPFEYFKYRYYEKWLGGISGFIISEGYITAEELEDRASKYLEGGPPAVAGQAGPEVDGQILKYMQFGDSPKSDVEKTPRFAEKDRVRIRDNHVTDHTKLPGHLRNKIGTVVDVSDGTYSYFQHTGPDGIGDAMPVYTVMFEQDELWGELGEPNTRVYADLFEAYLDVAE, from the coding sequence ATGAAATTACAACATAGTTTGGGGGGCCTGGAAAATGTTGGGCCCGTTAGTACAGAACGTAATGTATTTGTCTGCGAATGGGAAAAACGGATCTTCGGAATACATATGGCGATGATGTCATTGAGTAATCATTTACCAGACCGTCCGGATAACCTCGAGTTTGATAGTGAATGGACTTGGGCAGATCTGCGGAAGGGCGCAGAGGCGATGAATCCGTTCGAGTATTTCAAATACCGCTACTACGAAAAGTGGCTTGGTGGAATTTCAGGGTTCATTATTTCAGAAGGTTATATTACGGCTGAGGAGCTCGAAGATCGCGCGAGCAAATATTTAGAAGGAGGACCACCTGCTGTGGCTGGTCAAGCTGGGCCGGAGGTCGATGGCCAAATATTGAAATATATGCAGTTTGGTGATTCCCCAAAAAGTGATGTGGAAAAAACGCCTCGTTTTGCCGAGAAGGATCGAGTGCGTATTCGTGATAATCATGTCACTGACCATACGAAGCTCCCAGGCCATCTTCGAAACAAGATAGGAACTGTGGTAGATGTAAGTGATGGTACGTACTCATATTTCCAACATACAGGCCCGGATGGCATCGGTGACGCAATGCCTGTCTACACCGTGATGTTTGAGCAAGATGAGCTGTGGGGTGAGTTGGGCGAACCTAATACACGGGTTTACGCCGATTTGTTTGAAGCTTATCTCGATGTCGCTGAGTGA
- the nthA gene encoding nitrile hydratase subunit alpha, which translates to MQSLFKYVDDREQKNAARAMALEDLLIKKGLITQDSIDTILEYFETKMGPFNGARIVARAWTDESFKQYLLQDTPGAIASMDFPTGMAGAEGEHMKAVANAPSDHNMIICTLCSCYPFPVLGLPPYWYKDPSFRSRAVREPRAVLKEFGVNLPSDVQVHLWDSSAQIRWFVIPEQPLGTEDWTEEELVKLVTPESMMGVAMVEKP; encoded by the coding sequence ATGCAAAGTTTATTCAAGTATGTAGATGATCGTGAGCAAAAAAATGCCGCTCGAGCGATGGCGCTTGAGGACTTACTTATAAAAAAAGGGCTTATTACACAAGACTCTATTGATACTATTCTTGAATATTTTGAAACAAAGATGGGTCCGTTCAATGGTGCTCGAATCGTGGCTCGCGCCTGGACTGACGAGTCTTTCAAGCAGTATCTGTTGCAAGACACGCCAGGTGCGATTGCATCCATGGACTTCCCTACCGGAATGGCTGGAGCTGAAGGGGAGCATATGAAGGCTGTTGCGAATGCTCCAAGCGACCACAATATGATCATCTGCACGCTGTGCTCATGCTACCCATTTCCTGTTCTCGGTCTTCCGCCATACTGGTATAAAGATCCGTCCTTCAGATCTCGCGCAGTTCGTGAACCGAGAGCAGTATTAAAAGAATTCGGAGTAAACTTACCGTCTGATGTCCAGGTCCATCTCTGGGATAGCAGTGCTCAGATTCGTTGGTTTGTAATTCCAGAGCAGCCTCTAGGTACTGAGGATTGGACTGAAGAAGAGTTGGTGAAGTTGGTTACCCCGGAGTCGATGATGGGTGTAGCTATGGTTGAGAAACCATGA
- a CDS encoding nitrile hydratase accessory protein, with translation MQTKFEHYAVTNLLGGTQSPPRYNGKLQFESEWESRAFGLALVLSKAGYFEWEAFQQQLIRAIAEWEQANDLRDPSWNYYERWLLALERVVRSSGLIDSLETADDVAGIRQGVLQS, from the coding sequence ATGCAAACAAAATTTGAACACTATGCTGTGACAAATCTCTTAGGAGGCACTCAGTCTCCCCCAAGATATAACGGAAAACTTCAATTTGAATCAGAGTGGGAGAGTCGCGCGTTTGGACTGGCGCTCGTGTTATCCAAAGCAGGCTATTTTGAATGGGAGGCTTTTCAGCAACAACTGATTCGGGCCATCGCAGAGTGGGAGCAGGCTAATGATCTACGTGATCCATCATGGAACTATTACGAAAGATGGTTGCTTGCTCTGGAGCGCGTGGTTCGATCTTCAGGGTTGATTGACTCCCTAGAGACAGCTGATGATGTGGCAGGGATTCGCCAAGGCGTACTCCAGTCATAG
- the tnpA gene encoding IS66 family insertion sequence element accessory protein TnpA, whose amino-acid sequence MTLTERAQVWQRHITDWQVSGVSGSAYCKQQSLVYHQFVYWRQKLTQTEDCPKQAQASTSFVEPVHGVGQMSEAARIIGQLNNATLGTPVALVAVFYFGGGALEGVVSRMKTKPS is encoded by the coding sequence ATGACGCTGACCGAACGAGCACAGGTCTGGCAGCGGCATATCACTGACTGGCAAGTCTCCGGCGTGTCCGGCAGCGCTTACTGCAAGCAACAGTCACTGGTTTATCATCAATTTGTTTATTGGCGCCAGAAGCTAACCCAGACTGAAGACTGTCCAAAGCAGGCGCAGGCGTCCACCAGCTTCGTTGAGCCTGTGCATGGGGTGGGGCAGATGAGTGAAGCAGCCAGAATTATAGGTCAGTTAAACAATGCGACACTCGGTACACCGGTGGCCCTTGTGGCTGTGTTCTACTTTGGTGGCGGTGCCCTGGAAGGCGTGGTGAGCAGGATGAAGACCAAGCCAAGTTGA
- the queA gene encoding tRNA preQ1(34) S-adenosylmethionine ribosyltransferase-isomerase QueA — MNVSDFRFDLPDELIARYPLSERSASRLFCLDGLSGDINHRRFTDLPDFLQPGDLLVFNNTKVIPARLFGKKQSGGAVEILVERITGDQQMLAHVRASKSPKPGQQVLLEDGTALNVIARADALFELQADGSESLLDILDRLGHMPLPPYIDRADEASDRERYQTVYAREAGAVAAPTAGLHFDEALLQKLAAMGVDSTFVTLHIGAGTFQPVRVDKLEDHVMHHELMHVRQDTVDAVARTRARGGRVIAVGTTSVRSLESASRHGDLRPFTGDTDIFIYPGYNFQAVDALITNFHLPESTLIMLVSAFAGYEHVMGAYKEAVREGYRFFSYGDAMFITGQVPSRGMLQHSATEPQGGPETQEFRGETR; from the coding sequence ATGAATGTCTCAGATTTTCGTTTTGACTTACCGGATGAGCTGATTGCCCGCTATCCGTTGAGTGAACGCTCTGCTTCCCGTCTATTTTGCCTTGATGGTCTGTCTGGCGATATAAATCATCGCCGCTTCACAGATCTACCCGATTTCCTGCAGCCTGGTGATTTGCTGGTGTTCAACAACACCAAGGTGATTCCTGCGCGCCTGTTCGGAAAAAAACAAAGCGGCGGCGCGGTAGAAATTCTGGTGGAGCGCATCACCGGCGATCAGCAGATGCTGGCGCACGTGCGCGCGTCAAAATCTCCCAAGCCTGGACAGCAGGTATTGTTGGAAGACGGAACTGCGCTGAACGTTATCGCCCGCGCCGATGCATTGTTCGAATTGCAGGCCGATGGCAGCGAGTCATTGCTGGATATTCTTGATCGACTGGGCCATATGCCCCTACCACCTTATATTGACCGCGCGGATGAGGCGTCTGACCGAGAGCGCTATCAAACCGTTTATGCCCGTGAGGCAGGCGCGGTTGCCGCGCCAACCGCGGGCCTTCATTTTGATGAAGCGCTGCTGCAGAAGCTCGCAGCGATGGGCGTAGACTCTACCTTTGTGACCCTTCATATTGGTGCCGGAACCTTTCAGCCGGTGCGGGTAGACAAACTGGAAGATCACGTAATGCATCATGAACTGATGCATGTGCGTCAGGACACGGTAGATGCAGTGGCCCGTACCCGCGCCCGTGGCGGCCGAGTGATTGCCGTGGGCACCACTTCAGTGCGCTCGTTGGAATCGGCCAGTCGTCACGGTGACCTGCGCCCGTTTACCGGCGACACGGACATATTTATTTACCCCGGTTACAACTTCCAAGCCGTAGACGCACTGATTACTAATTTCCATTTACCCGAATCTACGCTGATCATGCTGGTCAGTGCCTTTGCCGGTTACGAACACGTGATGGGCGCTTACAAAGAAGCCGTGCGCGAAGGCTATCGCTTTTTCAGCTATGGCGACGCCATGTTTATTACCGGGCAAGTGCCCAGCCGTGGCATGCTGCAGCATTCTGCAACGGAGCCGCAGGGCGGCCCCGAAACACAAGAATTTCGCGGAGAAACCCGGTGA
- the tgt gene encoding tRNA guanosine(34) transglycosylase Tgt, giving the protein MRFEKLGEDGRARLGRLTFPRGVVETPAFMPVGTYGTVKGMLPRDIKEIGAHIILGNTFHLMLRPGTEVIKAHGDLHDFTQWQGPILTDSGGFQVFSLGETSKITEQGVIFRSPVDGSQVELNPEIAMQVQRDLGSDIVMIFDECTPYPATEKEAKDSMELSLRWAARSKNAHEGNPAALFGIVQGGMYEGLRQQSLDGLTNIGFDGYAIGGLSVGEPKEDMIRILDDLPPKMPADKPRYLMGVGRPEDIVEAVRRGVDMFDCVMPTRNARNGYLFTATGTVKIRNAKNRHDTAPLDDSCDCYTCQNFSRSYLHHLDKCGEMLASQLNTIHNLRYYQNLMSGLRGAIEAGTLCDFVTGFYALRGATAPELSGA; this is encoded by the coding sequence ATGAGATTTGAAAAACTGGGTGAAGACGGCCGTGCGCGTCTTGGTCGCCTGACCTTTCCCCGCGGTGTGGTGGAAACGCCGGCATTTATGCCCGTTGGCACTTATGGCACAGTGAAAGGCATGTTGCCCCGTGACATCAAGGAAATTGGTGCCCACATCATTTTGGGTAATACCTTTCACCTGATGCTGCGCCCGGGTACTGAAGTGATCAAAGCCCACGGCGACCTACACGATTTTACCCAGTGGCAAGGGCCGATTTTGACTGACTCTGGCGGATTTCAGGTGTTTAGTTTGGGCGAAACCAGTAAAATTACTGAGCAAGGCGTGATTTTCCGCTCGCCGGTGGATGGCTCGCAGGTGGAGTTGAACCCAGAAATTGCGATGCAGGTGCAGCGCGACTTGGGTTCTGACATCGTGATGATCTTTGACGAATGCACGCCTTATCCAGCTACCGAGAAAGAAGCCAAAGATTCGATGGAGTTGTCGTTGCGCTGGGCAGCCCGCAGTAAGAATGCCCATGAGGGGAATCCGGCAGCGTTGTTTGGCATTGTGCAGGGCGGGATGTACGAAGGCCTGCGCCAGCAGTCGCTGGACGGTCTGACCAACATCGGTTTTGACGGTTATGCCATTGGTGGGCTGTCGGTGGGCGAGCCTAAAGAGGACATGATTCGCATTCTGGACGACTTGCCGCCAAAAATGCCGGCGGATAAGCCCCGTTACCTGATGGGTGTAGGCCGCCCTGAGGATATAGTAGAAGCAGTGCGTCGCGGTGTGGATATGTTTGACTGCGTAATGCCTACCCGCAACGCCCGTAACGGGTATCTCTTTACCGCTACCGGCACTGTTAAGATTCGCAACGCCAAAAACCGCCACGACACGGCGCCGCTGGATGACAGTTGTGATTGTTATACCTGCCAGAACTTTTCCAGAAGTTATCTGCATCATCTCGATAAGTGTGGAGAAATGCTCGCGTCGCAGCTGAACACCATTCACAATTTACGCTATTATCAGAACCTGATGAGTGGATTGCGTGGGGCCATTGAAGCAGGTACATTGTGCGACTTTGTAACCGGATTCTACGCCTTGCGCGGTGCAACGGCGCCCGAGCTTAGCGGCGCCTGA
- the yajC gene encoding preprotein translocase subunit YajC, with product MKSIKLLVAALLALAPTLAMAQDAAGGSMGVIGQVIFFAGFILIFYFLIWRPQSKRAKEHKSLMSGLNKGDEVVTSGGMVGKITKVSDDFIVLEVADNVSVRIQKVAVSGALPKGSLKDI from the coding sequence ATGAAATCGATCAAATTACTTGTTGCCGCACTGCTGGCACTGGCTCCCACGCTTGCAATGGCGCAGGACGCGGCTGGCGGTAGTATGGGTGTTATAGGGCAAGTTATCTTTTTTGCCGGCTTTATTCTGATTTTTTACTTCCTAATCTGGCGTCCGCAGTCTAAACGCGCCAAAGAGCACAAGTCACTGATGTCTGGCCTGAACAAAGGCGACGAAGTGGTTACTTCTGGCGGTATGGTTGGCAAGATCACCAAAGTGTCTGATGACTTTATTGTTCTGGAAGTGGCCGACAATGTCTCAGTTCGTATCCAAAAAGTAGCGGTTTCCGGTGCTTTGCCAAAAGGCTCGTTGAAAGACATCTGA